The Halococcus sediminicola genome has a segment encoding these proteins:
- a CDS encoding DUF7282 domain-containing protein, whose translation MSARYGVALATVVVLAAVVGAIPATAQDSGRATDRPTASFERSTVSEERGDIAAIGLNLSGTTSATVTVGSEAVNYETNVTVNDSDGDGHVTLLMNTYIAGQGTEDRVYETAEGDAVVETNRTTDPLDSPLETSRYNLSVRVEDRRTDTATLALTERTTGELITWTAPAASFDNATNASEVATAVESGRITATDSVAIGDVSVNQFKLSGVYGALAVANVTELLGNGTLDFSMVQTNPATNRPPKRLDLSRSLANDSIRVVPDPRNDVLYVNVDTGAAVFENGTVAAGDTFENTLTLDGESALAESDESVGANVTLVGTELGLGDPSLAADSNQTVTGTTSVAPGSEVTVRLQRNGTSPFVKTNTTRVKPNGSFVASFNLSAVTPRTTVSVRADGPLGTGDRTNVTVRPDRTNESTNGTAALAVADGTTDGETVTVRNATLPDGGFVVVHAPNVSTDPVGSVLGASSYLENGTAENVTVSLAEPLREDTRVVVMAHTDSNDNQVYDFSSSNGSEDEPYTTNGSPVTARARLTVVDTTTVETTNTTAATTAAGTTGTTDGSGPGFGVVAALLALSLAGLAWRRD comes from the coding sequence GTGAGCGCCCGGTACGGGGTCGCGCTCGCGACGGTCGTCGTGCTCGCGGCGGTCGTCGGCGCAATACCGGCGACGGCACAGGACTCCGGTCGAGCGACCGACCGGCCGACGGCGTCGTTCGAGCGCTCGACCGTGAGCGAGGAGCGTGGCGACATCGCCGCGATAGGGCTGAACCTCTCGGGAACGACGAGTGCGACCGTCACGGTCGGCAGCGAGGCGGTCAACTACGAGACGAACGTCACCGTCAACGACAGCGATGGCGACGGGCACGTGACGCTGTTGATGAACACGTACATCGCCGGCCAGGGAACCGAAGACCGGGTGTACGAGACCGCCGAGGGCGACGCGGTCGTCGAGACGAACCGGACGACCGACCCGCTCGACAGCCCCCTCGAAACGAGTCGCTACAACCTCTCGGTACGAGTCGAGGACCGGCGGACCGACACGGCCACGCTCGCGCTCACCGAGCGCACGACCGGCGAACTCATCACGTGGACCGCGCCGGCGGCGAGTTTCGACAACGCGACGAACGCGAGCGAGGTCGCCACCGCCGTCGAGAGCGGCCGCATTACAGCGACCGACAGCGTGGCCATCGGCGACGTCTCGGTCAACCAGTTCAAGCTCTCGGGCGTCTACGGCGCGCTCGCGGTCGCGAACGTCACGGAACTGCTCGGCAACGGTACGCTCGATTTCAGCATGGTTCAGACGAACCCGGCCACGAACCGCCCGCCCAAACGCCTCGATCTGAGTCGCAGCCTCGCGAACGACTCGATTCGCGTCGTTCCCGACCCGCGCAACGACGTGCTCTACGTCAACGTCGACACGGGAGCGGCGGTGTTCGAAAACGGCACGGTGGCCGCCGGCGACACCTTCGAGAACACGCTCACCCTCGACGGCGAGAGCGCGCTCGCCGAAAGCGACGAGTCCGTCGGCGCGAACGTCACGCTCGTCGGTACCGAACTCGGTCTCGGCGACCCCTCGCTGGCCGCCGACTCGAACCAGACCGTCACCGGCACGACGAGCGTCGCGCCCGGTAGCGAGGTGACGGTCCGCCTCCAGCGAAACGGCACCAGCCCGTTCGTCAAGACCAACACGACCCGCGTGAAGCCGAACGGCTCGTTCGTCGCCTCGTTCAACCTCTCGGCGGTGACGCCCCGAACCACCGTCTCCGTGCGGGCCGACGGGCCCCTGGGAACCGGCGACCGGACGAACGTCACCGTCCGACCCGACCGGACGAACGAATCGACCAACGGCACCGCAGCGCTCGCCGTCGCCGACGGGACGACCGACGGGGAGACGGTGACGGTGCGGAACGCGACGCTCCCCGACGGTGGGTTCGTCGTCGTTCACGCGCCGAACGTCTCGACCGATCCCGTGGGAAGCGTCCTCGGGGCGTCGAGCTATCTCGAAAACGGCACCGCCGAGAACGTCACCGTCTCGCTTGCCGAACCACTCCGGGAGGACACGCGGGTGGTCGTGATGGCCCACACCGACAGCAACGACAATCAGGTGTACGATTTCAGCAGTTCCAACGGGAGCGAGGACGAGCCGTACACCACGAACGGCAGCCCCGTCACCGCGCGTGCCCGATTGACGGTCGTCGACACGACGACCGTCGAAACGACGAACACCACGGCCGCGACCACCGCGGCCGGGACGACCGGGACGACCGACGGAAGCGGTCCCGGCTTCGGCGTCGTCGCTGCACTGCTCGCGCTCTCGCTGGCCGGACTGGCGTGGCGAC
- a CDS encoding ferritin-like domain-containing protein, whose translation MTDEETIRENSDGVLDFVGQVSDQLRSRRAFMGDAAKVGAGAAALSAVGAGTVAANDGNGDSSDGGNGDGSDDVSDIDILNYALTLEHLEAAYYNDFLDNYSESDVERSEVAKYFARPTLRYSVYQQIEDVRDHEEAHVDALTKTINDLGGTPVEPANYEFPYSSIQEFIAVADRLEAVGVSAYAGAAPLISNPDIIPPALSIHSVEANHQTYFQLLNLQRPAPNAFNPARSMDEVLGIAKQFIVSEEDAPEMASATFEDQSSDGSSVTVASAALPDGGFVAIHDSSLLDGNVAGSVIGVSEAYDAGTQMDVEIPLYSGVPGGDFDQSSLDGDQTLIAMPHLDTNGNGSYDFITSGGEEDGAYTADGEAVVDDAEITVE comes from the coding sequence ATGACAGACGAAGAAACCATTCGTGAGAACTCGGACGGCGTTCTCGATTTCGTTGGACAGGTAAGCGATCAACTGCGCTCGCGGCGGGCGTTCATGGGCGACGCGGCGAAAGTCGGGGCCGGCGCGGCCGCGCTCTCGGCGGTCGGAGCCGGCACCGTCGCCGCGAACGACGGCAACGGCGACAGCAGCGATGGCGGCAACGGCGACGGCAGCGACGACGTGAGCGACATCGACATTCTGAACTACGCGCTCACGCTCGAACACCTCGAAGCGGCCTACTACAACGACTTCCTCGACAACTACTCCGAGAGCGACGTCGAGCGCTCGGAGGTGGCCAAGTACTTCGCGCGGCCGACCCTTCGCTACTCGGTCTATCAGCAGATCGAGGACGTCCGTGACCACGAGGAGGCCCACGTCGACGCGCTCACCAAGACCATCAATGACCTCGGCGGCACGCCCGTCGAACCGGCGAACTACGAGTTCCCGTACTCGTCGATTCAGGAGTTCATCGCGGTCGCCGACCGCCTCGAAGCCGTCGGCGTCTCCGCCTACGCGGGTGCCGCACCACTGATCTCGAACCCCGACATTATCCCGCCGGCGCTCTCGATTCACTCCGTCGAGGCCAACCACCAGACCTACTTCCAGCTGCTGAACCTCCAGCGGCCCGCACCGAACGCGTTCAACCCCGCGCGCTCGATGGACGAAGTGCTCGGCATCGCCAAGCAGTTCATCGTGAGCGAGGAGGACGCCCCGGAGATGGCGTCGGCGACGTTCGAGGATCAGAGCTCCGACGGGTCGAGCGTGACGGTCGCCTCGGCGGCACTACCGGACGGCGGGTTCGTCGCCATCCACGACAGCAGCCTGCTCGACGGCAACGTCGCCGGCAGCGTCATCGGCGTCTCGGAGGCCTACGACGCCGGTACGCAGATGGACGTCGAGATTCCGCTCTACTCGGGCGTGCCCGGTGGAGACTTCGACCAGTCGAGTCTCGACGGAGACCAGACGCTCATCGCCATGCCGCACCTCGACACCAACGGCAACGGGAGCTACGACTTCATCACCTCGGGCGGCGAAGAGGATGGAGCCTACACCGCCGACGGCGAGGCGGTCGTCGACGACGCCGAGATCACCGTCGAGTAG
- a CDS encoding NOP5/NOP56 family protein — protein sequence MSEGWFAGLAGDATGATRIREGSAETPENWPASAIESGFAADEEAYYARLHEAAMAAAREGMETRERADDRQVIHAVRAMDDAGRTANELAERVAEWAASRYSESGTGLDYCRELADTLPEEPADERLVALAERAVELDDERESLERFVERVVRDAAPNLAALAGPTLAARLLALGGGLESLAKTSSSTVQVLGAEEALFAHLRGQAPSPKHGVIYVHEYVRGTRPDKRGSAARALAGKLTIAARIDHYSGDRRPTLDADLEERMAQIRDDGGDDGAA from the coding sequence ATGAGCGAGGGATGGTTCGCCGGTCTCGCGGGCGACGCGACGGGCGCGACGCGCATCCGCGAGGGCAGCGCCGAAACCCCCGAAAACTGGCCCGCCAGCGCCATCGAATCGGGCTTTGCCGCCGACGAGGAGGCATATTACGCCCGCCTGCACGAGGCGGCGATGGCGGCGGCGCGAGAGGGGATGGAAACACGCGAGCGCGCCGACGACCGGCAGGTCATCCACGCGGTGCGCGCGATGGACGACGCCGGACGGACGGCGAACGAACTCGCCGAACGCGTCGCCGAGTGGGCCGCGAGTCGCTACTCCGAATCAGGGACCGGACTCGACTACTGCCGCGAACTCGCCGACACCCTACCCGAAGAACCCGCCGACGAGCGGTTGGTCGCGCTCGCCGAACGGGCGGTCGAACTCGACGACGAACGCGAATCGCTCGAACGGTTCGTCGAGCGAGTAGTGAGAGACGCTGCACCGAACCTCGCAGCGCTCGCCGGGCCGACGCTCGCGGCGCGGCTGCTCGCGCTCGGCGGCGGATTGGAGTCGCTCGCCAAGACGTCGAGCAGCACGGTGCAGGTCCTCGGCGCGGAGGAGGCGCTGTTCGCCCACCTCCGGGGGCAGGCCCCCTCGCCGAAACACGGCGTCATCTACGTCCACGAGTACGTCCGTGGCACGCGCCCCGACAAACGCGGATCGGCGGCGCGCGCGCTCGCGGGCAAACTCACCATCGCCGCACGTATCGACCACTACTCCGGCGACCGGCGACCGACCCTCGATGCCGACCTCGAAGAGCGCATGGCCCAGATCCGCGACGACGGAGGGGACGATGGCGCTGCCTGA
- a CDS encoding fibrillarin-like rRNA/tRNA 2'-O-methyltransferase, with amino-acid sequence MALPDGIQYRAFDGEERLATRGEAVYGEPVADGWRAWDAHRSKVGAMYELGMEPGLESGSEVLYLGAANGTTVSHVADVSGPTYAVEFAARPLRDLLSVAETRTNLLPLLKDARRPETYAHVVESGLDLLVQDVATRGQARVARANRRFLADDGRLCLSIKARSEDATCDPEAVFADALDELRETYTVLDSRRLDPFHADHLAVVAEPR; translated from the coding sequence ATGGCGCTGCCTGACGGGATTCAGTACCGGGCCTTCGACGGCGAGGAGCGTCTCGCCACGCGGGGCGAAGCGGTCTACGGCGAACCGGTCGCCGACGGCTGGCGCGCGTGGGACGCCCACCGATCGAAGGTCGGCGCGATGTACGAACTCGGGATGGAGCCGGGGCTCGAAAGCGGGAGTGAAGTCCTCTATCTCGGGGCGGCCAACGGCACGACCGTCAGCCACGTCGCGGACGTCTCTGGTCCAACCTACGCCGTCGAGTTCGCCGCACGGCCGTTGCGCGATCTGCTCTCGGTCGCCGAGACGCGCACGAACCTCCTGCCGCTGCTCAAGGACGCCCGCCGCCCCGAGACCTACGCCCACGTCGTCGAGAGCGGTCTCGACCTCCTCGTTCAGGACGTGGCGACGCGTGGACAGGCACGGGTCGCGCGGGCGAACCGACGGTTTCTGGCCGACGACGGACGCCTCTGTCTGTCCATCAAGGCCAGAAGCGAGGACGCCACGTGCGACCCCGAGGCGGTCTTCGCCGACGCGCTCGACGAACTGCGCGAGACATACACGGTTCTCGACAGCCGTCGGCTCGACCCGTTCCACGCCGACCACCTCGCGGTCGTCGCCGAACCGCGCTGA